A stretch of the Synechocystis sp. PCC 7338 genome encodes the following:
- a CDS encoding iron uptake porin, with product MNKLTSNLLKLFPLALGSSLAVAPGAMAEPVAQLATPADFPQINYRGDSLELMRRRQNAGTFNATTPDITDMSQVTSVSELRDVQPTAWAYEALKSLVERYGCIVGYPDRTFRGDRALSRWEFAAGLNACMNVMERLIQENVAVLREDIDKLKRLMQEFEAELAALGARIDNLEVRTSFLEDHQFSTTTKLNGIAVFALVDQWGGDKAVDWRQQDNIDNFGAAAPAPVEENATLSSRVRLNFDTSFTGKDLLRTRLQAGSVPNLSGPTGTNMARLAFDGSSPDNNVDVNKLFYRFPMGNLTTWVGAKGLALDDVFETYNPYLASGDNGALSRFSRYSPFVNRGPEGTGAAVRYKFNDMFSLAATYLASDSQANDPSNDVFTSGGNTFVSGNGLFNGSYSTGAQFNIKPTKDFSFGISYLHKYFSQGDVNLTGSTGSRIASNPFYQAATTMDTYNIQTSWQITEKFNLSGWFGYANATAQGFNTGSNPQNRNGLGADLWTWNAALSVIDVFKEGAVLSLSGGLMPYAPYVASLNGDRISNDRNSPYIIEAQYQFPVNKNIQITPGAYVILNPEANSNNNAIWVGVLRTTFKF from the coding sequence ATGAATAAGTTGACCAGTAATTTACTGAAGTTATTTCCGTTGGCTCTGGGTAGTTCTTTGGCAGTGGCCCCTGGCGCGATGGCGGAACCCGTAGCTCAGTTAGCCACCCCCGCAGATTTTCCCCAAATTAACTACCGGGGTGACAGTCTAGAACTGATGCGTCGTCGTCAGAATGCCGGCACCTTCAATGCGACCACCCCAGATATCACTGATATGTCCCAGGTGACCAGTGTGTCTGAGTTACGGGACGTGCAGCCTACTGCCTGGGCTTATGAGGCACTAAAAAGTTTAGTTGAGCGCTACGGTTGTATTGTTGGTTACCCTGACCGGACTTTTCGCGGCGATCGGGCCTTGTCCCGTTGGGAATTTGCCGCCGGTTTAAACGCCTGTATGAACGTGATGGAGCGTTTAATTCAGGAGAACGTAGCGGTTTTGCGGGAAGATATTGATAAGCTCAAACGCTTAATGCAAGAGTTTGAAGCAGAATTGGCAGCTCTAGGAGCTCGCATTGATAATCTAGAAGTCCGCACTTCTTTCCTGGAAGACCATCAATTCTCCACCACCACCAAACTGAACGGGATTGCTGTTTTTGCCCTGGTTGACCAGTGGGGCGGTGATAAGGCGGTGGATTGGCGGCAACAGGACAACATTGATAACTTCGGCGCGGCTGCTCCAGCTCCGGTAGAGGAGAATGCTACACTCTCCAGTCGGGTTCGTTTAAACTTTGATACTAGCTTTACCGGTAAAGACTTACTACGTACTCGTTTGCAGGCTGGCAGTGTACCCAACTTGTCTGGCCCCACCGGCACCAACATGGCTCGCCTTGCCTTTGATGGTTCTAGCCCTGATAACAACGTTGACGTTAATAAGTTGTTCTACCGTTTCCCGATGGGTAACTTGACCACCTGGGTTGGGGCTAAGGGACTTGCATTGGATGATGTATTTGAAACCTATAATCCTTACCTGGCTAGTGGCGACAACGGTGCCCTTAGTCGCTTTAGCCGTTACAGTCCCTTCGTGAATCGTGGTCCTGAAGGCACAGGTGCCGCCGTTCGTTACAAGTTCAACGATATGTTTTCCTTGGCCGCCACCTATTTGGCTAGTGACAGCCAGGCGAACGATCCTTCTAACGACGTATTTACCAGTGGAGGCAATACTTTCGTAAGTGGAAACGGCCTCTTTAATGGTAGCTACAGCACAGGTGCTCAGTTCAACATTAAGCCGACTAAAGACTTCAGCTTTGGTATTTCCTATCTGCATAAGTACTTCAGCCAAGGGGATGTTAACTTGACCGGTAGCACTGGTAGCCGCATCGCCAGTAACCCCTTCTACCAAGCGGCCACGACCATGGATACCTACAACATCCAAACGTCTTGGCAAATTACCGAGAAGTTTAATCTCTCCGGTTGGTTTGGTTATGCCAATGCCACTGCCCAGGGCTTCAACACCGGCAGTAATCCCCAAAATCGTAATGGTTTGGGGGCTGACCTATGGACCTGGAATGCGGCTTTGTCCGTCATTGATGTGTTCAAAGAGGGAGCGGTATTGTCCTTGAGTGGTGGTTTGATGCCCTATGCTCCCTATGTTGCCAGTCTGAATGGCGATCGGATCAGCAATGACCGCAACTCTCCCTACATCATTGAGGCTCAGTACCAGTTCCCCGTGAACAAAAACATCCAGATTACCCCTGGTGCTTACGTAATTCTTAACCCGGAAGCCAACAGCAATAACAATGCTATCTGGGTTGGGGTACTCCGCACCACCTTCAAGTTTTAG
- a CDS encoding response regulator transcription factor: MSQSKENYHLLLVDDDPNLLLLVKDYLEYQGYQVTTAGNGREALAALANMVPDMIICDIMMPEMDGYAFIEQVRQNPSISWIPVMFLSAKGQSHNRVKGLNLGADIYMAKPFEPEELAAQVQSCLRQADRLLQHNNHPLEENSRVQVARDVELTPTETKVIQLVAQGLANREIADHLKVSQRTVESHVSNMLNKTGLHNRTELARWAIQKSIA; this comes from the coding sequence ATGAGCCAATCCAAGGAAAATTACCATCTATTGTTGGTGGACGACGATCCCAACTTACTCCTTTTGGTCAAGGATTATTTGGAATATCAGGGTTACCAAGTCACCACCGCCGGTAACGGTCGTGAAGCCCTGGCTGCGTTGGCAAACATGGTGCCCGATATGATTATTTGTGACATTATGATGCCGGAAATGGATGGCTACGCATTCATCGAGCAGGTGCGCCAAAATCCCAGTATTAGTTGGATTCCGGTGATGTTTCTTTCTGCCAAGGGCCAAAGCCACAATCGGGTGAAGGGACTCAATTTGGGGGCGGATATTTATATGGCCAAACCCTTTGAACCGGAAGAACTGGCCGCCCAAGTACAATCTTGTCTTCGTCAAGCCGATCGCCTATTGCAACACAATAACCATCCCCTGGAGGAAAACTCCCGGGTGCAGGTAGCGAGGGATGTGGAACTCACCCCCACGGAAACTAAGGTAATTCAATTGGTGGCCCAGGGATTGGCCAATCGAGAAATTGCCGACCACTTAAAAGTCAGTCAGCGCACCGTCGAAAGTCATGTCTCGAATATGTTAAACAAGACAGGACTACATAATCGCACCGAGTTAGCCCGTTGGGCCATCCAAAAAAGTATTGCTTGA
- a CDS encoding N-acetylmuramoyl-L-alanine amidase, whose amino-acid sequence MNYFSCSLRKSLGLICASLLSLPTLAPPVWAGSLEYWKFDLRDSRLDIITDQDVRPQVNVLRNPTRVVVDLPGIEHRGPTIYKPLTQYVKEARVGRWNNNSTRIVLELTEPFTVKPWEVQVRGLAPNRWYTRLPTILQPAEYSLPQETVAVNVPAPAPRPLRRFTVVLDAGHGGRDPGAIGQRGMREKDVVLAITRGVARELEQQGIGVVMTRNSDVFISLQGRVQRAAAARADIFVSIHANSIGLGRPEVNGVETYYFQTGRSLAQTIHRSILQRLNVRDRRVKQARFYVLRRTSMPSTLVEVGFVTGSQDSRNLSNPRFQQQMAEAIAAGIVQYLK is encoded by the coding sequence ATGAACTATTTTTCCTGTTCCCTGCGAAAAAGTCTGGGCCTAATTTGTGCCAGCCTGCTGAGCTTACCGACCCTGGCCCCACCGGTCTGGGCTGGCTCTTTGGAATATTGGAAATTTGACCTGCGGGATAGTCGCCTCGACATCATTACGGATCAAGATGTCAGACCACAGGTAAACGTACTGCGAAATCCCACCAGAGTGGTAGTGGATTTACCGGGCATTGAACACCGGGGTCCCACCATTTATAAACCCCTGACCCAGTACGTTAAAGAGGCGAGGGTTGGTCGGTGGAATAATAATTCAACTCGCATTGTCTTGGAATTGACGGAACCTTTTACTGTCAAGCCCTGGGAAGTGCAGGTGCGGGGGTTAGCGCCCAATCGATGGTATACCCGCCTACCCACCATTCTCCAGCCTGCGGAATATAGCTTGCCCCAGGAAACGGTGGCGGTTAATGTGCCGGCCCCAGCCCCCAGACCCCTGCGACGCTTTACGGTGGTTTTGGATGCAGGGCATGGCGGTAGGGACCCAGGGGCGATCGGGCAACGGGGCATGCGGGAAAAGGATGTGGTGTTGGCCATTACTAGGGGGGTAGCCAGGGAGTTAGAACAACAAGGCATTGGGGTGGTAATGACTCGCAACAGTGATGTGTTTATTTCCCTGCAGGGTCGGGTGCAAAGGGCGGCGGCAGCCCGGGCGGATATCTTTGTGAGCATCCATGCCAACTCCATCGGTTTGGGACGACCGGAAGTTAACGGGGTGGAAACCTATTATTTCCAAACGGGGCGTTCCTTGGCTCAAACCATCCATCGCAGTATTTTACAGCGGCTTAATGTGCGTGATCGCCGGGTAAAGCAAGCTAGATTTTATGTTTTGCGCCGTACTTCCATGCCTTCCACTTTAGTGGAGGTGGGTTTTGTCACGGGTAGTCAAGACAGTCGCAACCTCAGTAATCCCCGCTTTCAACAGCAAATGGCCGAGGCGATCGCCGCTGGTATCGTACAGTATTTGAAGTAA
- a CDS encoding DUF1036 domain-containing protein produces MVNKGLWSAAVMVLGSALVGSVLAPAPAIAGKSCNYLNTNLSMAQGYENPNGIWVSEGWWVVEPGECVVYSDNAFTYFKISDGVAPNRKAIAEMAGSESIKLCQVNDRFTVFQSDSGSVCRNAGGNNQIFINPGANPELIKSPSR; encoded by the coding sequence ATGGTTAATAAAGGGTTATGGTCTGCGGCAGTGATGGTACTGGGATCCGCTCTGGTGGGGAGTGTTTTGGCCCCAGCCCCGGCGATCGCCGGAAAAAGTTGCAACTATCTCAACACTAATCTATCCATGGCCCAGGGCTACGAAAATCCCAATGGGATCTGGGTGAGTGAAGGTTGGTGGGTGGTGGAACCGGGGGAGTGCGTGGTCTACTCCGACAATGCTTTTACCTACTTCAAAATTAGCGATGGGGTGGCACCGAACCGCAAAGCCATTGCTGAGATGGCGGGCAGTGAGTCCATCAAACTATGCCAAGTTAATGACCGTTTCACCGTATTCCAATCGGACAGTGGTTCTGTGTGCCGCAATGCTGGGGGCAATAATCAAATATTTATTAACCCAGGCGCTAATCCAGAGCTCATTAAGTCCCCTAGTCGCTAG
- a CDS encoding STAS domain-containing protein, with translation MPFNPQVVTRDIFYPQGTLSAAVTQAFQADLASWLVTTSSPAVVIDFSQVDFLDSAILMVLVNAYKELQSQKRTLLLSGVSPELKIIFELTQLNRVFPIYSNPEAALANGEKPAMAA, from the coding sequence ATGCCATTTAACCCCCAGGTTGTGACGAGGGATATTTTCTATCCTCAGGGCACCTTGAGTGCCGCCGTCACCCAAGCTTTTCAAGCTGATTTAGCCAGTTGGTTAGTCACTACCTCCAGTCCGGCGGTGGTGATTGACTTTAGTCAGGTGGATTTCCTCGATAGCGCTATTTTGATGGTGCTGGTTAACGCCTACAAAGAACTCCAAAGTCAAAAGAGAACATTGCTCTTAAGTGGAGTTTCCCCGGAACTGAAAATCATTTTTGAGTTGACCCAACTAAATCGGGTTTTTCCCATTTATAGCAATCCAGAAGCGGCCTTGGCTAATGGGGAAAAGCCCGCCATGGCTGCTTAG
- a CDS encoding CsgG/HfaB family protein has protein sequence MATQNLDRVASSLTSKALPFFLVLAGMFSGSLAVEAQGKPTISVPEFKNDTNMSWWWWSGNTSRELADALSNELTSTGNFQVVERQNLGSVLSEQELAELGLTRPETSAQRGQLTGAQYIVLGRITAYEEGVSSESGGNNFGLNLGLFSIGNSERQAKQEAYVAIDLRVVDSSTGEVVYARTVEGRAADTAANSANNVSILGIVNTGQDNQSTTRAPVGKALRAGLVEITDYLSCVMVEQDGCIQEYQDKERQRRQKTKDTLILE, from the coding sequence ATGGCCACTCAGAACCTAGACAGAGTCGCTTCTTCCTTGACGTCGAAGGCCCTACCATTCTTCCTGGTATTGGCGGGAATGTTCTCGGGAAGTCTCGCGGTCGAAGCCCAAGGCAAACCCACTATTTCCGTGCCGGAGTTTAAAAATGACACTAATATGAGTTGGTGGTGGTGGAGTGGTAATACTTCTCGGGAACTAGCCGATGCCCTCAGTAATGAACTTACTTCCACCGGTAACTTTCAGGTAGTAGAAAGACAAAATCTTGGTAGTGTTCTGTCCGAACAGGAATTGGCAGAACTAGGATTAACTAGACCAGAAACCTCTGCCCAAAGGGGACAGTTGACGGGGGCCCAGTATATTGTTTTGGGTAGAATTACCGCCTATGAGGAAGGGGTGAGCTCGGAATCTGGAGGTAACAATTTTGGACTTAACCTAGGCCTTTTTAGCATTGGCAACAGTGAGCGGCAGGCTAAACAGGAAGCCTATGTTGCCATAGATTTGCGGGTGGTTGATAGCAGTACAGGGGAAGTGGTTTATGCCAGAACAGTGGAAGGCCGTGCCGCGGATACCGCCGCCAACTCTGCCAATAACGTCAGTATTTTAGGCATTGTTAATACGGGACAGGATAACCAAAGCACCACCAGGGCTCCCGTGGGCAAGGCCTTAAGGGCTGGATTAGTCGAGATTACCGATTACCTCAGTTGTGTAATGGTGGAACAGGATGGTTGCATCCAAGAATATCAAGATAAGGAGAGGCAACGTCGACAAAAAACCAAAGATACTTTGATTTTGGAGTAG
- a CDS encoding DUF1825 family protein — protein sequence MSFFDSDIIQQEAKQLFEDYQSLTKLGGDYGKFDRDGKVIFIEQMEALMERYKIFMKRFELSDDFMAKMTVEQMKTQLGQFGMSPQQMFDQMNLTLERMKAEIK from the coding sequence ATGAGCTTTTTTGATTCAGATATCATTCAACAAGAAGCCAAACAATTGTTTGAAGACTATCAATCCCTGACCAAACTGGGGGGGGACTATGGCAAATTTGATCGGGATGGCAAAGTGATTTTCATCGAGCAGATGGAAGCTTTGATGGAACGGTATAAAATCTTTATGAAGCGTTTCGAGCTTTCCGATGACTTTATGGCCAAAATGACCGTCGAGCAAATGAAAACCCAACTAGGCCAGTTTGGTATGTCTCCTCAACAAATGTTCGACCAGATGAATCTCACCTTGGAAAGAATGAAAGCCGAAATTAAGTAA
- a CDS encoding alpha/beta fold hydrolase has product MPTLDLLGFPHHYQQSGPSQEGPAPSLIFVHGWLLSHHYWLPLMELLSGQYSCVGYDLRGFGESQSLDHAPSNYDLEAYGRDLVTLLEKLNIEQAWLVGHSLGGSVAIWAAHLCPERVKGVICVNAGGGIYLKEEFEKFRSAGEKLLNFRPLWLEKLPLLDLAFSRLMVQKPLARKWGRQRLLDFLRADQQAARGSLLESTTEAAVHLLPKLVAELPQPMYFLAGQNDRVMELQYVKYLASFHSLFAQLGTNVVEIEDCGHFAMLEQLPVVADKLQQILATDH; this is encoded by the coding sequence ATGCCCACCCTGGATCTTTTGGGTTTTCCTCATCACTATCAACAGTCTGGCCCTAGTCAAGAGGGGCCTGCCCCCAGCTTGATTTTTGTCCATGGTTGGCTCCTTAGTCACCACTATTGGTTGCCCTTGATGGAACTTTTATCCGGGCAATATTCCTGTGTGGGCTATGACCTGAGGGGGTTTGGTGAGTCCCAGAGTCTAGATCATGCCCCTTCAAACTATGACCTAGAAGCCTACGGTCGAGATTTGGTTACTCTGCTGGAAAAATTGAATATTGAACAAGCTTGGTTAGTGGGCCACTCCTTAGGGGGAAGTGTGGCCATCTGGGCAGCTCACCTGTGCCCGGAGCGAGTTAAGGGGGTAATTTGTGTTAATGCTGGCGGCGGAATTTATCTCAAGGAAGAATTTGAAAAGTTTCGTTCCGCTGGGGAAAAATTATTAAATTTTCGTCCCCTTTGGTTGGAAAAATTACCGTTGCTGGATTTGGCCTTCAGTCGGCTAATGGTGCAAAAACCCTTGGCTAGAAAGTGGGGCAGGCAAAGGTTGCTGGATTTTTTGCGAGCGGACCAGCAGGCCGCCCGGGGGTCTTTGCTGGAAAGTACGACGGAAGCGGCGGTGCATTTACTGCCCAAATTGGTGGCAGAACTCCCCCAGCCGATGTATTTTCTGGCAGGACAAAATGACCGGGTAATGGAATTGCAATATGTTAAATATTTAGCCAGCTTCCATAGTTTATTTGCCCAGTTGGGGACAAATGTGGTGGAAATAGAGGACTGCGGCCATTTTGCCATGCTGGAACAGTTGCCGGTGGTGGCAGATAAACTCCAACAAATTCTCGCCACCGATCACTGA
- a CDS encoding alpha/beta fold hydrolase, producing MVSLESSLPALSPHTPPLFWQWRDQAIAYQHRGDRGPAVLLIHGFGASWGHWRKNIPVLGEHCRCYAIDLLGFGASAKPIPSQTLGYTFTTWAALVADFCREVIGGPAVLIGNSIGCVVAMQTATDHPELVTGLIALNCSLRLLHDRKRSALPWYRRVGAGVLQAMLGYPQIGKLFFRQVARAKTVRQALCQAYGDKNAVTDELVAMLLRPAQDKGAAEVFLAFTGYSQGPLPEDLLPSIHCPTVLIWGEADPWEPISLGRALQNYDCVEQFISLSGLGHCPQDEAPEVINPILRQWIMEWS from the coding sequence ATGGTATCCCTAGAATCTTCCCTCCCAGCCCTGTCTCCCCACACGCCTCCCCTATTTTGGCAATGGCGTGACCAGGCGATCGCCTATCAACACAGGGGCGATCGGGGACCAGCGGTGTTGTTAATCCACGGCTTTGGGGCCTCCTGGGGCCATTGGCGCAAAAATATCCCTGTTCTGGGGGAACATTGTCGTTGCTACGCCATCGATCTGTTGGGATTTGGTGCTTCGGCCAAACCTATCCCTAGTCAGACATTGGGTTACACTTTCACAACCTGGGCGGCCCTGGTGGCGGACTTTTGCCGGGAAGTAATTGGTGGCCCAGCTGTGCTCATTGGTAATTCCATCGGCTGTGTGGTGGCCATGCAAACTGCCACAGATCATCCAGAATTGGTTACTGGTTTAATTGCCCTTAACTGTTCTCTGCGGTTACTCCATGACCGCAAACGGTCAGCTTTGCCCTGGTATCGTCGGGTGGGGGCGGGGGTATTGCAAGCGATGCTGGGCTATCCCCAGATTGGCAAACTGTTCTTCCGACAGGTGGCCCGGGCTAAAACCGTTCGTCAGGCCCTCTGTCAAGCCTACGGGGATAAAAATGCTGTCACCGATGAGTTGGTGGCTATGCTTCTGCGCCCAGCCCAGGATAAAGGGGCGGCGGAGGTGTTTTTAGCTTTCACCGGCTATTCCCAGGGGCCTTTGCCGGAGGATTTGTTACCCAGCATCCATTGCCCAACGGTGCTGATCTGGGGGGAGGCCGATCCCTGGGAACCGATCTCCTTGGGGAGAGCGTTACAAAACTACGACTGTGTGGAGCAATTCATCAGTTTGTCGGGGTTGGGCCACTGCCCCCAGGATGAAGCTCCGGAGGTAATTAATCCAATTTTGCGACAATGGATCATGGAGTGGAGTTAA
- a CDS encoding CPP1-like family protein produces MGEQTPYQTLGISEEATFEDIQAVKTRLFREHEGNTQLLEEVEAAYDAIIMERLRLRQEGKIKVPEKIRFPERQAESAGNGFPSLAAPTAPSWLANSLDTPSQNDILWPAGFFAGLILISWFTQGAGGSIQSLLLVVGVFGNIFFLNRKQRKFGKALLLSLGALLVGIILGTVLGQLLLGANVAIGTNLEQISATITFVILWLISSFVR; encoded by the coding sequence ATGGGTGAACAAACTCCCTATCAGACGTTGGGCATATCAGAGGAGGCAACTTTTGAAGATATCCAAGCCGTCAAAACTCGCCTGTTTCGGGAACATGAGGGGAACACCCAGTTGTTGGAGGAGGTGGAGGCCGCCTACGACGCCATTATTATGGAACGACTGCGTCTACGCCAGGAAGGAAAAATTAAGGTGCCGGAAAAAATTCGCTTCCCTGAACGCCAGGCAGAAAGCGCCGGCAATGGCTTCCCCTCCCTTGCAGCCCCCACGGCCCCCAGTTGGCTGGCCAATTCCCTGGATACTCCTTCCCAAAACGATATTCTTTGGCCCGCTGGCTTTTTCGCTGGCTTGATCTTGATCAGTTGGTTTACCCAAGGAGCGGGGGGATCAATCCAATCGTTGCTGTTGGTAGTGGGAGTGTTTGGCAATATTTTCTTCCTCAATCGCAAACAACGCAAATTTGGTAAAGCCCTACTGCTCAGTTTGGGAGCTCTGTTGGTAGGAATCATTTTGGGCACCGTCTTGGGTCAGTTGCTGTTGGGGGCCAATGTGGCGATCGGCACCAACTTAGAACAAATTTCCGCCACCATCACCTTTGTCATCCTCTGGCTGATTAGCAGTTTTGTCCGCTAA
- a CDS encoding penicillin-binding protein 2, which yields MDSSHPKLNSSTANSSPFNKHISRQERQRQKAQQQGVPVVRLLLVWGFLLLAMGGLGYRLYRLQVVEANQLQRMAKAQQSTSMQPYVPRRSIVDSQGNVLATDHLTYTLFVHPRYFEATKEITDPTDYIARELSAILGDITPAQLKEKFKAKESGIKLATGLNESQAVRIGSLRMGGVDLEKQYSRYYPQDEMAADIVGYVDGEHQGQAGLELSQREILERDVETYAIRRTGKGIVLPDSLPDNLLQSNDWQMQLTIDMRLQRAARELLKAQVAQQKAKRGTVLVMDAQDGAILAMVNEPTFNPNEYYKAKVEYFKNWSVSDLYEPGSTFKPVIVALAMSEGVIKPEDRLNDSGSIRVGPWTISNASKSGAGLITVTQAIRYSSNVVMVAIARRLKPERYYELLQGVGLDSRTGIDLPGEAASYLKPRQSFMDDPIEQATTSFGQGLSLTPIKLLQLNAMLANGGKLVTPHVVKGLVDARNHLHWQPDHPVKQVVKPEVAHSVVQMMESVVSGDGGTGKAAQIPGYRVGGKTGTAQKAGPRGGYLANAKITSFVSILPVDNPRYVVVAIIDEPKGANAYGGTVAAPVVKNVMEALIAIKGIPPSQPQ from the coding sequence ATGGACTCCTCCCACCCCAAACTAAATTCCTCAACTGCCAATTCATCCCCCTTCAATAAGCATATTTCCCGTCAGGAAAGGCAAAGACAAAAGGCCCAACAACAGGGGGTGCCGGTGGTGCGTTTGCTGTTAGTCTGGGGATTTTTATTGCTAGCCATGGGGGGACTGGGCTATCGTCTTTATCGGCTCCAGGTGGTGGAAGCTAATCAACTGCAACGTATGGCCAAGGCTCAACAGAGCACTAGTATGCAGCCCTATGTGCCCCGTCGCTCCATTGTGGACAGCCAGGGTAATGTTTTAGCCACCGATCACCTTACTTACACCCTATTTGTCCATCCCCGTTACTTTGAAGCCACCAAGGAAATTACCGATCCGACCGACTACATTGCCCGGGAACTGTCGGCTATTTTGGGGGATATTACCCCGGCCCAACTAAAAGAGAAATTCAAAGCCAAGGAATCGGGCATAAAACTGGCCACCGGCCTCAACGAGTCCCAGGCTGTCCGCATTGGTTCCTTGAGAATGGGAGGGGTGGATCTAGAAAAACAATACAGTCGCTACTATCCCCAAGATGAAATGGCCGCCGACATCGTTGGCTATGTGGACGGGGAGCACCAAGGGCAAGCGGGATTAGAACTGAGCCAGAGGGAAATCCTCGAGCGGGATGTGGAAACCTACGCCATTCGTCGCACTGGTAAGGGCATTGTCTTACCGGATTCCTTGCCGGACAACCTGTTGCAATCCAACGATTGGCAAATGCAGTTAACCATTGATATGCGTTTGCAACGGGCTGCCCGCGAATTACTCAAGGCCCAGGTCGCCCAGCAAAAGGCTAAGCGGGGTACTGTTTTGGTGATGGATGCCCAGGACGGTGCCATTCTGGCCATGGTCAATGAGCCCACCTTCAACCCCAACGAATACTACAAAGCCAAGGTGGAGTATTTCAAAAACTGGTCCGTAAGCGATCTGTACGAACCAGGATCAACCTTTAAGCCGGTGATTGTGGCTTTGGCCATGAGTGAAGGGGTGATCAAACCAGAAGATCGGCTCAACGATAGTGGTTCGATACGAGTAGGGCCTTGGACTATTTCCAATGCCAGTAAAAGCGGCGCCGGTTTGATTACTGTTACTCAGGCCATTCGCTATTCCAGTAACGTGGTCATGGTGGCGATCGCCCGTCGCCTTAAACCGGAACGCTACTATGAATTACTGCAGGGGGTAGGGCTAGACAGTCGTACAGGCATTGACTTACCCGGAGAAGCGGCCAGCTATCTCAAACCCAGACAAAGTTTTATGGATGATCCCATTGAACAGGCCACCACTTCCTTTGGCCAGGGTTTGTCCCTTACCCCCATCAAACTACTCCAACTCAACGCCATGTTGGCCAACGGTGGCAAATTAGTTACTCCCCATGTGGTCAAGGGTCTGGTGGATGCTCGCAATCATCTCCACTGGCAACCAGATCACCCCGTTAAACAAGTAGTAAAGCCGGAAGTGGCCCATTCCGTGGTGCAAATGATGGAATCAGTGGTCAGCGGCGATGGAGGCACCGGCAAGGCGGCCCAGATTCCCGGCTATCGGGTGGGGGGAAAAACCGGCACAGCCCAAAAAGCTGGCCCCAGGGGAGGTTATTTAGCCAACGCCAAAATTACTAGCTTTGTGTCGATTTTGCCAGTGGATAATCCCCGCTATGTGGTGGTAGCCATTATCGATGAACCTAAGGGAGCTAACGCGTACGGGGGCACCGTGGCCGCCCCGGTAGTTAAAAATGTCATGGAGGCCCTGATTGCCATCAAGGGCATTCCCCCCTCCCAACCGCAATAA